The Primulina eburnea isolate SZY01 chromosome 18, ASM2296580v1, whole genome shotgun sequence genome segment tgtaagccaaatctcccacgctttccaatatttcaaatagaccaataaatctcggagacagcttacccttgagaccaaatctcaaaatcctgcgaaaaggcgaaactcggagaaacactttctcacctggctgaaaatgaagaggtcgacgcttggtgttcgcataactagcctgtcgatcctgagcaatcttaatccgtttcttgattactgtaaccttatcaatagcctgctggactaactccggtccctcaacatgtcgttccccaacttcgtcccagaataatggagtacgacaacgtcgcccatacaacgcctcaaatggtgccataccaatactacgatgatagctgttgttgtacgcgaactcaatcaaaggcaaatgatcctgctaagcgattccgaaatccataacacaagctcgcaacatatcctcaagtgtacggatagtcctctctgactgaccgtcagtctctggatgataagccgtactcaaacttagtgaagtacccaatgctgactggaaactaccccaaaatcgtgaggtaaaacgaggatctctgtcactaacaatactgactggcactccatgcaaccataaaatctcttgaatatacaatcgagccatacgatcgaaagtgaaatcacggttatatggcagaaaatgagcagacttggtgagtcgatccaccactacccaaatagcatcactgttcctcgaagacaatggcaagtgagtaatgaaatccatcgcgatatgctcccacttccattcaggaataggtaagttcaacaataatcctcccggtcgacggtgctctgccttaacctgctgacaaactagacacttggagacaaactgataaatgctgcgcttcatccctttccaccaaaatcgtgtcctcaaatctttatacatcttgttgcttcccggatgaatactcaacttgcttcgatgagcctgagacaagatctcttctctcaaagtatcatcctctggtactacaacccgattagacaaacacagaagaccattagactgataatggaaattactatctccaccaaccaaccgagctaatctctgagtcttgagatcagacatctgagcatctcgaatcacATGAAaaagttggctcagataaaatggtagcaacacgaatgctttccatacctttccgatgtttgaacttaaaccccaacgaacaacaatcttggacagtactagacatagcactggtctgaagtgcagaggctctcaccttgcgactaagagcatcggctgtgagattcgcagaacctggatggtacttgatcacacagtcataatctttaagtagatccatccaacgacgttgtctcatgttcaactcagcctgagtgaacagatacttcagactcttatgatcagtaaatatttcaaactgaacaccgtacaaataatgacgccagatctttagcgcaaacacaatagcagctaattctagatcatgaatagggtacttctcctcgtgagattttaactgcctggaagcgtaagcgatcacatgaccattctgcgtcaactcGCGTAAGCGATCaatagaggcgccaagtggatagtgccgcgcggtactcctctgggtcactgcatccactacaagatcagacgtggacctaaaatgtcccagatcaccgaagccctccggacccgtcggccactgtgtactctcggtgtccatgcgtccacaagacagggctgagcggccccacaagatatagcttatctcgaaagagatacagctcaacaataaaggctatctcgaaagagatacggctcaagatgaaatgtaacatgcagtaataaacgtgacataatagcatacatcatatgacatatatcaatgcaccaaataatcatgcaacacatataagaatgtatactcgaccaggatatctcggatagtaccttcgtacctcaaaccagcagatcctaacaatcagccctagactcacgcctgcgtccgcagttagcccactgatgccgctagctcccaactagagcacagctccgctacaaaaccagtagctccttgctagtgcctgaacctcggaaaaagactagaaacccatcagaaacgactaaaacgctctggaacgctcggaattggcgagtcagaagtgaagcctcgcgcctctatttatagccaacgttcggacgatccgatccacttcggaagatccgaaccggtacacttcggacgatccgaaccctgcatgtcttctacgtgtccagccacctggctcggacgatccgaaccctgatcggacgatccgaatcctgcatgccttccacgggtccagccacctggctcggacgatccgaatcctgttcGGATgctccgaaccctgatcggacgatccgaaccctgttcggtccttccgatcccaccgaaatataattaatccaataattaactcaaattaggcatcgggatactacaagaacttagttcttaattgggagaagtgtcacttTATGATACAAGAGGGTATTGTTCTTGGACATAAAGTGTCTTCTAAGAGATTAGAGGTGGACCGAGCTAAAGTCGTTGCAATCGAAAAACTTCCCCCACCAAGGAACATCAAGGGAATAAGGAGCTTTCTAGGACATGAGGTGTTTTATCGTAGATTTATTAAGGATTTCTCTAAGATCACTAAACCCCTATGTAATTTGCTAGAaaaagattttgattttatatttgatgataattgtttgcaggcattcgAGAAGATATGGCATTGGTGACTGCACCGATCATGAGAGTGCCGGActggaaggagccctttgagctaatgtgtgatgcaagtgattatgcagtGGGCGCTGTCTTAGGCCAAATAAGGGAAAATATGTTTAGGGCGATTTACTACGCAAGCCGCACGATGGATGCTGCACAGCAAAATTACACTACGACCGAGAAGGAgatgcttgcagtagtatttTCATTCGGCAAATTCAGACCTTATCTGATTGGCACAAAGATAATCGTTTTCACTGACCATACAGCTATTCGCTACCTATTCGCAAAAAAGGATGCAAAAccacgcttgataaggtggattttgctattacaagaatttgactttgaggtCAAGGATAAAAAAGGTAGTGAGAATCAAGTAGCTGACCACTTGTCGAGGCTTGAGCTGGAGGATAAGAAAGAAGATGGAGCTATACAAGAAACATTCCCAGATGAACAACTTTTTGAGGTAAATTCTGTActtccttggtttgctgatattgTTAATTTTTTGTCTTGCGGCACCCTCCCTCCAGATTTGAGCTATCATCAGAAGAAGTTCGTCCATGATATCAAGTTCtattattgggatgatccattTGTGTATAAGAggtgtgctgaccaagtgattaggagatgcGTTGAGGGTATTGAAGCACATGAAATTCTGTAGAAATGCCATTCTTCACCatatggtggacattttggagcGTCACGAACAacagctaaggtattgcaatctggtttttattggcctaGTTTGTTTAAAGATAGTTATACCTTAGTAAAATCATTTGATAGATGCCAGAGGCTAGGAAACATCTCTAGGCATCATGAATTACCACTGACAAAtgttttggaagtggaactttttgacgtttgaggtatagatttcatgggacccttTCCTCCTTCTTTTGTtaattcttatattttattagctgtggattatgtttcgaaatgggtggaagcaatcgccaccaataCTAATGATGCTTCTGTTGTAGTTAAATTCGTGCATAAGAACATCTTCAccaggtttggaacaccgagagctatcataagtgatgaaggtacgtatttttgcaatagaattttcaactcacttttggcTAAATGCATTGTGAAGCACAAAGTGGCactagcatatcatcctcagttgaatggacaagctgaaatatccaaccgggaaattaAACAGATTCTGGAAAAGACTGTCAACACCAACCGGAGGGATTGAGCCATTAAGTTGGATGATGCGTTATGGGCTTATCGGACTGCATTCAAGATGCCTATTGGGATGTATCCCTATAGGCTAGTATTTGGGAAAGCATGCCATCTGCCGCTAGAATTGGAGCACCGAGCATTTTGGGCAGTAAAGAAGTTAAACTTTGATTTAAAAGCTTCTGGCGATGTCCGAAAACTGCAGTTAAATGAGATGGATGAATTTCGAAATGAAGCATATGAGAATGCCAAGATCTACAAAGAGCCAACCAAGAAGTGGTATGACAAGATCATTGTGCAAAGAACATTTGAACCGGGACAACAGGTGCTGCTTTTGTAATTCTCGTCTCAGAATATTTCCAGGAAAGCTAAAATCAAGGTGGTCAGGACCGTTTATAGTGGAGGCAGTGCAACCATACGGAGCAATCGAACTCAAATGCAATGATGGTAGAACGTTTAAAGTGAATGGTCAGCAATTGAAACACTATTTTGGAGATGAAGTGCAGAACTTGGACAACATCTCACTGGCCGAATCTACTTGAGGCAGAACTGACTCGGGCTGATGACATTAAACCAAGCGCCgcgtgggaggcaacccacgaTTATTTTctcattcattttttttatttgtttatttttattttattttttgattttaattgttcatttcgcgtattgatttgaattgatttaatttttgcaggtgtgttttttttacatttaaaaaaaagggGGACAGACGCATGCACGCCACCAGGCGAGATCACGCGCATCAGCGCGCTCAGATCCAGAGGCAAAACCAGAACCTCACGCTCGGTCGCGCCACATCACGCGCATCCGCGCTCGTCAATCATAGGGCGGGGACAGAACATTGCGCGCGGCCGCGCAACAATTCGTGCGACCGCGCGCCTCAATTATTGAAGACCCACAGAGGAGTGCGCGCGGTATCggcatataaacatgcaaaacTTAATTCCAACagttaaacagcggaaaccaaatacttaatcatcttacaacccaaatgaaaacaaaacaataacgacagtcttaaacattaatacaaccataacaaataaATGATTCTGAAAGAGAAAActataaaccacagaaaacctccactggatcaccactgaaacccaactgctctagccactgccctggtcgtccgaaccgtccaacctaagacctgccccatggaatggggtgcccaagatgaaaacaaggacgtgagcgacaatcgcccaatacgagaatgtacgagtatacaaactgatatgatgcatgcaaaatgcaatatgctcggataaaGGAttaagtcaagaatctcatgctcagtctagaggcgctgagtgtgtagtctctgatctgtcctaggcatgttttggctcccacactcatcatcaagacgtggacctgcaatgtccaggtcatcagagcctgcgggtcccgtcggacactgtagctctcgatgccccatcgtccacaatatagaatagggctgagcggccccaacaaacgaggtatatctcaaaagatatcaggctcaacatgatatgtcatgcacaatatgccaaagcagtaaaacatgtatcatacaacagataaatatgcagcatataagtgtgtatactacgcttggatatctcagtcagtacatcacgtacctcactaaaacaatctgacagaaagctctgaacctaaacaataccaacataaagaaatcactaacaaaccagaacaaacatgctacaagttctccctaatgatccttaaatcactatctaaggatttaggattatacctgtgTCCGTcctcagcccgctgatgatgtctcgatctcagtacaccgaccctcctcgagtcgacactagctccgaaacttcccgacaccaaagtgccctagaaactggctagaaaacctaaggtacaactagaactctctctgaagaatgcggtgaaggaaacaaaagaatcggcttccatttaaaattcggtggataccaacacCTTAAacccgaattatcaattccttaataaatactaaattaacaactcattaattatgtcttaattaatacttcattcaaaataggaattcgggtcattacattctcccctccttacaaagatttcgtcctcaaaatcaaaactgaagtacaatacaactgaataaaatacaactcaaaacaaatgaggatactctgagcgcatacgactctctaactcccaagttgcttctgtagtacctcggcgttgccattgcactagaacaaggggaatggtcttgtttctgagcttttttctttcctacccaggattaaaagcggctgctcgacataagtcaagtcttcttcaagttGAACATCTGTCGGACTAAGAACATGCGAGtcatctgctacataccgtcgtagcaacgatacatgaaagacattatgaatGCTGGACAAATACGCCGGTAAAGCCAATCAATACGCCAAATTtccaacacattccaagatctcaaaaggtccgatgaatcttggggctaattttcccttgagtccaaatctcatcaccctgcggaacagtgaaactttaaggaaaactctttcccctgactgaaactgtagaggtctacgcttggtattcgcataactcgattgacgatcttgtgcaATTTTAATCCTCTTCTTGATCAATTCCACTACGTCAATCGCTTGCTGCACTAATTCAGGTTCTTGCACTTGTTGTTCTCCTACTTCGTCCCAAaacaatggagtacgacaacgtctaccatacaatgcttcgaacGGAGCTATACCAATGCTactgtggtagctattgttatatgcaaactccacaagcggtagatgatcatgccatgctggtccaaaatccaaagcacaagcacgcaacatgtcctcgagtgtctgaatggtcctctcagactgaccatcggtctctggatgataggcagtactcagactcaaagtcgttcccaacgctttttgaaaacttccccagaaccttgaggtagagcgtggatctctatcactgactatacttgttggcacaccatgatatttaagaatCTATTGGATGTATAGTCTTGCCATGCGATCGAAACTATATTCCCGACTATACGAAATGAAATGTGTTGACTTAGTCAGTCGGTCCAGaacaacccaaattgcatcacaattcttagaagacagtggcaagtgggtgacaaaatccatcgttacatgatcccacttccactcagagataggaagattctgaagtaatcctcctggtcgtcgatgttcagctttcacttgctgacaaaccaaacacttggctacaaactggtaaacacttctcttcatacctttccaccaaaacttggtcttcaaatccttatcattttcatgcttccagggtggatactcaacttactcctatgagcttgagataaaatatcgtctctcaatttagaatcttctggaactacgactcttcctgacagacacaaggttccatctgtttggaacgcaaagccagatgtgttgtctccgttagctaaccttgctaacttttccaccttcggatcagaaaactgagcttctctgattttggcatacaacatcggttcagataaaatgctcgttactcgaatgtgttccattcctttcttatgacggaagtgaaatcccatagaacaacaatcttggattacacttgatatgaaacttgtctgaagtgcagataatctcaccttgcgactaagagcatcagctgtaagattctctgatcctggatgatacttgatttcgcaatcataatcctttaacaaatccatccatcttctttgacgcatattcaactctgcttgagtgaagatatatttcaaactcttgtgatctgtaaagatctcaaatctctctccatagagataatgtcgccaaatcttcaaagcaaacacaatcgctgccaattccagatcatgaactggataattctcttcatgcttcttcaactgtcttgatgcatatgcaatcacatgaccattctgagTTAAAACGCACCCAAGTCCTTGAAGTGATGCATCAGTGTACACAATGTACCCTCCTGATCCAGATGACAGAGCTAAAACTGGTGCAGTTGTCAAACGTTGACACAGTTCATTgaaactattttcacaatcatgagtccattcgaactgcacattcttacaggtcagttgagtcaatggtttggcaatctgagaaaatcctgaaatgaatctccggtaataacctgccaaacccagaaaacttcttatctcttgagctgattccggtcgtgcccaactcaacactgcttcgatcttgctaggatccactgatatcccatctttggatataacatgtcccaagaagacaactctgtcgagccaaaactcgcacttgttcaacttagcatacagttgGTGATTCCTTAAGGTTAGCAACACAATCCTTAAATGTTGTGCATGCTCTTCAAGGCTACGAGAGTATACCaatatgtcatcaataaagacaatgaaaaacttgtcaagatactcctggaatactcggttcatcaaatccataaatactgctggagcattcgtcaaaccaaacggcatcactagaaactcgtaatgtccataccttgttCGAAATGCAGCCTTAGAGATATCAcgttgatgaactcgaagttgatgatatccagaccgTAAATCGATCTTCGATTACACTGAAgtcccttgcagttgatcaaaaaaatcatcaatccgtggtaacggatatttattcttcactgttactcggttcaactgccgataatctatgcaaagCCGCatagacccatccttctttttaacGAACAACACCGGtgctccccaaggagacacactgggtctaatgtaccctttgtcaagaagatcttgtaactgttgtttcaactctttcatctctgttggtGCCAATCTATAAGGCGCTCTGGAGATAGGTGCGGTTCCAGGTACCAACTCTATCTCCGCTTCCACTTCCCTCTCTGGAGGAAATCCAGGAATTTCAtcggggaaaacatcaggaaattcatcgACAACTGGAATGTTCTTCACGTCGATTACATCCTTTGATACGTCAACAGCATAAATGAGGTATCCTTCTCCTCCTTTTGCTAAAGCCCGTTGTGCCTTTACAGCAGACACTACTGGCATTGGAGGTCGAGCTCCCTCACCAAAGAAGAACCAATTCTCGTCTCCTTCTGGACGAAACTGAACGAGACGCTGATAACAATCTACCGTCGCTCTATACTTAGTCAATAGGTCGATTCCcataatacaatcgaaatcttccATAGCCAGTATCATCAAATTGGCAGACAAGTAATTTccctcaaactctagcaaaCAGTCTACTACAAGTCGCTTAGCTAAAACCTCTTGTCCCATCGGTATAGACACCGACAACAAAACATCTAATGACACGTAGGGTAGTTTATGCTTCTTAACAAACGTTGAtgctatgaatgaatgcgatgccccAGTGTcgatcaatacatatgcaggaataccacataaaagaaaattacctgcaatgactctCTCGTTATGCTCCTCAGCTTGCTCTTGGTTTAAGGCAAACACTTGCCCCTGAACTCGTGGGCGTTGCTGAGATCCTTGTGACATTCCTCCATGACGAGAACCTTGAGCAGGAAAACCTTTCTGTTGAACAGTGGCCTCAGACTGTTTTCCACTATAAGACCCTGTCATAGAACCTCCGCCTCCACTCTGATTCTCCAAATTAGGGCAATCCCTCTTCATGTGACCAAAACCACCACAATTGAAACATGCACCTATTGCTCTTCGACAATTCTCCGTCGGGTGATTACCTCCGCAGTGGCCACATTGCATCTTTTTCCTGCCAAAGCTGTGCACCCCTCCAgaaccagaagaagaagaagatgcagacttcttgaaagactgacccCTTGGTCCCAACGAACTAGAACTTTTGCTAGCCTGCATAGCCTTCCTCCTAGCAATACTTATCTCGGCTTGACGACAACGATTCACTAATCCTTCGAACGAAGTAGGATCATCACAGACAGAaacccgatcaaaaatctcctggttcaaACCATTCAAAAAGTGAGAATATTTTGCTGCATAAGTCTCACTGATGTGAAGAGCATACGGCAACAGATCCGTAAAAATCTTctgataatcctcaatgttcgaaTCTCCTTGCTTAATGGTCAACAGTTCCATCTCCTTTGCCTggcgaagagctggcggaa includes the following:
- the LOC140820224 gene encoding uncharacterized protein, with translation MQCGHCGGNHPTENCRRAIGACFNCGGFGHMKRDCPNLENQSGGGGSMTGSYSGKQSEATVQQKGFPAQGSRHGGMSQGSQQRPRVQGQVFALNQEQAEEHNERVIAGLRLDGSDDQGSG